Proteins from one Pagrus major chromosome 1, Pma_NU_1.0 genomic window:
- the LOC141003426 gene encoding integrin alpha-M-like, translating into MRGPIRIFLLTYMVLNVAIRVSLAFNIDMTAPDVYNGEQKDFFGYKVVQFMSGKEKGIIVTAPLQRNGSGGICKPVHVKDTQCFNPKEISLDNTTIPVKYLGLSIAKDTSRSQFTVCSPSVAHECDENSYLNSVCYTVTSDLQQISRSTPAFQECTKKTVDLVFLFDGSQSMTDGEFHKNKEFIVDIMKSLNQTSVKFAAVQFSFGLRKVFDFNDYQAGSALKKLMAEVHMKSLTNTHKALKFVMDEIFENPGAGASPDATKVLVLITDGDPSDDDDGIIKRYDDKNIIRFVIAVKDVQLDKFENIASEPKKKNIFKIENYNGLTGILENFQNKIFSMEGSRQALAGELTNEMSQSGFSAVFYKDTMILGSVGTNTWRGSLQELHEQKETQIQDPLMKNDSYMGYSTSVGEKNKARLYFTGAPRFEHIGQVVLFRHDGKSWTTAQRINGEQIGSYFGAELCSVDIDSDGNTDFLLVGAPLFYQEREKREGHIYVYTLTDEIRLNREQNMTAPSMGRFGTTISSLADLNGDGLRDVAVGAPLEDDNRGAVYIFLGDKHRGIRSTFSQRILGKEIQPGLRFFGQAIYGEIDLGEDGLPDIVVGSQGMAVVLRSRPVFNVTAHLSFQPEKISTEKIGCVGNTNENLPMVNLTACFEMVETTKSKAGAMHSGLNISYTLHVDPTRKIIRGFFSQNDRTAKNVTSTFELRDKHTCFNYPIYMPKCVTDTLSPISIRLNFGQIDSAGATLNVDSKRKAVVEVPFEKQCRKNDSCIAELELDFNFTTPTLLVAEKKYFTLFVKLSNHGDDSYNTSLSVEHPLGLSFSRMTLEEATRPTLHSCDHTLDKTTCGISLPVYRSRSTATFKTSFHINTEYEWNDTVSMTIIGKSDNTNSSRNNSLTKSMPVQYEIKMVVTVNDDTITYLNFSTEDAAPKKIVAIYKIRNTGFKAYPINVSLFFPTKLEHNFEMENYQVFVQQNKTQCTSITDKKSEYCSPEKYCKNIACGSFILDKESSTEIRLSGDVQFKDLKQHAANIAFLKRYTGEGAEVKFKSFIHVSYDDQRYVLDSKKKQNKGGFKQKSAETGLWKDNDPTMKWTEVQVEFIIPPDELLIILTGTILGFLLLIIITVIMFKLGCFKRKTLEYYQEQEERASLQACADMACAPALTEGIASQSQTNGKSDEEKMLLDDGEADGATRPADTKEQLD; encoded by the exons ATGCGTGGGCCGATTCGCATCTTCCTTCTCACCTACATGGTGCTGAATGTTG CCATCCGTGTCTCTTTGGCTTTCAACATCGATATGACAGCTCCTGATGTCTACAATGGTGAACAAAAAGATTTCTTTGGATACAAAGTGGTTCAGTTCATGTCTGGTAAAGAGAAAGG GATAATTGTTACAGCACCTCTGCAGCGAAATGGATCTGGGGGAATATGCAAACCTGTTCATGTCAAAGACACCCAGTGCTTCAACCCTAAAG AAATTTCTCTTGACAACACAACAATACCAGTCAAGTACCTTGGCCTGTCAATAGCTAAAGACACCAGTCGCTCCCAATTCACT GTTTGCAGTCCAAGTGTAGCCCATGAATGTGATGAGAACTCCTATCtgaacagtgtgtgttacaCGGTGACAAGTGATCTTCAGCAGATCTCCCGTTCAACACCTGCTTTCCaag AATGCACAAAAAAGACAGTGGACCTTGTCTTTCTATTTGATGGATCACAGAGTATGACTGACGGGGAGTTCCACAAGAATAAAGAATTCATAGTGGATATAATGAAGAGCCTCAATCAAACATCAGTCAAG TTTGCAGCAGTTCAGTTCTCCTTTGGTTTAAGAAAGGTTTTTGACTTCAATGACTATCAAGCTGGTAGTGCTCTTAAAAAACTAATGGCAGAAGTCCATATGAAGAGTcttaccaacacacacaaagccctCAAATTTGTGAT GGATGAAATCTTTGAAAACCCTGGTGCAGGCGCCTCTCCTGATGCAACTAAAGTTCTGGTGctgatcacagatggagatcctagtgatgatgatgacggcATTATTAAAAGATATgatgacaaaaacattattCGTTTTGTCATTGCG GTCAAAGACGTTCAGCTGGACAAATTTGAGAACATTGCTTcggaaccaaaaaaaaaaaatatcttcaaaatTGAGAACTACAATGGACTCACAGGAATACTggaaaactttcaaaataagatctTTAGTATGGAAG GCTCCAGACAGGCTCTAGCCGGAGAGCTGACCAATGAAATGTCTCAGAGTGGATTCAGTGCCGTCTTCTACAAG GATACCATGATTCTGGGTTCAGTGGGAACCAACACATGGCGTGGTTCTCTCCAAGAACTTcatgaacaaaaagaaacacaaattcAAGATCCTCTCATGAAGAACGACTCCTACATGG GATACTCTACTTCTGTTGGAGAGAAGAATAAAGCTCGTCTGTATTTCACTGGTGCACCAAGATTTGAACACATAGGACAGGTCGTACTTTTTAGACATGATGGCAAGAGCTGGACCACAGCCCAAAGAATAAATGGGGAGCAG ATTGGTTCCTACTTTGGTGCAGAGCTGTGCTCAGTAGATATTGACTCAGATGGGAACACCGATTTTCTGCTGGTGGGAGCTCCCCTGTTTTAccaggagagggagaagagagagggccATATATACGTCTACACACTGACTGATGAG ATACGGCTGAATAGAGAACAGAATATGACTGCACCATCCATGGGGAGATTTGGCACCACTATATCCAGTCTTGCAGATCTGAATGGAGATGGACTCCGAGACGTTGCTGTTGGAGCCCCCCTTGAGGATGATAACAGAGGGGCTGTGTACATCTTCCTTGGTGACAAACACAGAGGGATACGCAGCACTTTCAGCCAg AGAATCTTGGGGAAGGAAATACAGCCTGGGCTGAGATTCTTTGGACAGGCAATCTATGGGGAAATAGACCTTGGAGAGGATGGACTCCCAGACATTGTGGTCGGATCACAAGGCATGGCTGTTGTCTTGAG GTCCAGGCCAGTATTTAATGTCACGGCTCATCTGTCTTTTCAACCTGAGAAGATAAGCACTGAAAAAATCGGCTGCGTGGGCAACACAAACGAAAATTTACCAATGGTTAACTTGACAGCCTGCTTTGAAATGGTAGAAACAACAAAGAGCAAAGCAG GGGCGATGCACTCTGGACTAAACATCTCGTACACGCTCCATGTGGATCCAACAAGAAAAATCATTCGAGGTTTCTTCAGTCAAAATGACAGGACAGCTAAAAATGTTACTTCCACCTTTGAGCTGAGGGATAAACACACCTGCTTCAACTACCCCATCTACATGCCA aaatgtgtgaCAGACACCTTATCACCCATCAGCATCAGATTGAACTTTGGCCAAATTGACAGTGCAGGTGCCACCCTGAACGTAGACAGCAAAAGGAAGGCTGTTGTTGAG GTTCCCTTTGAAAAGCAATGTAGAAAAAATGACTCCTGTATTGCTGAACTTGAGCTCGATTTCAACTTCAC GACCCCAACATTATTAGTGGCAGAAAAGAAATACTTCACCCTGTTCGTAAAACTGTCCAATCATGGTGATGACTCATACAACACCAGCCTTTCAGTGGAACATCCTCTAGGCCTCTCCTTCTCTCGGATGACTTTGGAAGAG GCAACAAGACCAACGCTCCACAGCTGTGACCACACTCTTGACAAAACTACATGCGGCATCAGCCTTCCTGTGTATCGCAGTCGATCAACT GCAACATTTAAAACTTCTTTCCACATCAATACTGAATATGAGTGGAATGACACTGTTTCGATGACCATTATTGGAAAAAG TGACAATACAAACTCCTCCAGGAACAATTCCCTGACCAAAAGCATGCCAGTAcaatatgaaattaaaatggTAGTAACAGT GAACGATGACACCATCACCTATCTGAACTTCTCAACAGAGGATGCAGCACCTAAAAAAATTGTTGCTATATACAAG ATAAGAAACACTGGTTTCAAGGCTTATCCTATCAATGTGTCCCTGTTCTTTCCAACTAAACTGGAACATAACTTTGAAATGGAGAACTATCAAGTCTTTGTCCAGCAG aacaaAACCCAATGCACAAGCATTACTGACAAAAAGTCTGAA TACTGTTCCCCAGAAAAATACTGCAAAAACATAGCGTGTGGTAGTTTCATCCTGGACAAAGAATCAAGCACGGAGATTAGATTGTCAGGAGACGTACAATTTAAGGATCTCAAACAGCATGCAGCG AATATTGCCTTTCTTAAGCGATACACTGGAGAGGGTGCGGAGGTcaaatttaaaagttttataCATGTCAGCTATGACGATCAACGATATGTGCTGgattctaaaaaaaaacag AATAAAGGGGGTTTTAAACAGAAGTCTGCTGAAACTGGCTTGTGGAAAGACAACGATCCAACAATGAAATGG ACTGAAGTTCAGGTTGAGTTCATAATACCCCCGGATGAACTGCTGATCATTTTAACTGGAACTATTCTGGGATTTTTGCTTCTGATCATAATTACAGTCATCATGTTTAAG TTGGGTTGCTTTAAGCGGAAAACGCTTGAGTATTATCAAGAACAGGAGGAAAGAGCTTCTCTTCAGGCTTGTGCCGACATGGCTTGTGCCCCTGCCCTCACGGAGGGGATAGCCAGCCAATCACAGACTAATGGCAAATCTGATGAGGAAAAAATGCTTCTGGATGATGGTGAGGCAGACGGTGCCACCCGGCCGGCTGATACAAAGGAACAACTGGATTAA